The DNA window TCCAGAAGTACTTGATATatttagcatctttttttttttttttttactgttggaAGGTATTGAAAAACCAATATTGACTGATATTACTATCAATGTTGGTTTATAAGATAATCAAGAATAAGACAATTTTAACACAGGATGTGATAATactaaaaaaccaaaaatactTGCATTAAAATCACACTGGATTTACAGATCTAACATGGGAAAACTAAAACTATCATGTTGCTTAGAAAAATTGAGTGGCGAGATGTGGAAGTACCTGGATTAATGTTTGAAATACAGACAATTTGGTCTTATCTCTATGGATGATTTGATACAAAGAATAAGTCAAtctatttctctgtatttctgATCCTTATTTGGCTTCATATTATTCTATGAGTACAATGATTAAGAAGAAGCCTTAAGACACTTCACATTAGAATAGCTTCTAGACATAGAAAAACTTACAAAGAAAGCATTTATATACTTAAAAGTTTTAATAATTGTTGAATAATTCTAATAATAATTGGAAAAACCTTTTGTATTTAGAGTTTCTTTGGCTGTTATTTACTTCAGAGGAAATATTCACCTGTAGGATATCATCAGATTACTAAGAATACCACAGAGTGGTTCAGAATATGAGGGAGAGTACTAAGGATGATAGATGGTTGTATTTATGCTACAGGACCTGAGGATTTTTAGGAACTTTGTCtacacagtttcttttttaatttcttattttcaaaatctgttctttcaacaaaatattaatgatTCCTAAAGTTGactctttttagaaaaatttatcacttgcagatttaaaaaaaaaatgatgtttagTTGTCAGGAGAACTTTAGGTGGGAGAAGGAACACAGCCTCTGTAAGCCCTTTCGATTTTGAACACATTCACCCTATATGTAAAATGTCGACACACTTtgtaaattgaataaataaataactggatAAATGAGGGCTTGATGGCGCCACTAGCACTACATAAGACGTTGGGAAGCTGAGTACAGTCTGATGATGAGTTGAGATACAGTTACATTTGACATACTGAATTGagcaattttaaatttatcttttaaaatacaggtaTGCTAGGTTTAGTAGCCAAAAAGTTatctagaaaaagagaaagtgagtaattttattttataaaagtgatATAGGAGTCACTGTCcaaatttcagtttatttaagTAAAAGtgctagaggggaaaaaaacaaaaaacaaaaaaccactctCTGGTTTTGTTCTTGTTTGGTTTAGTGGGTTACGTTTTTTCTGTTACGTATTTATCCTAATGTTCTTATGGTAGAGGTAGAAACAATACTCAAAAAAAGAAGTCATCTTTGGGAAAGTGGTCATTTCAGAACTAATTCAGTTCCCGTAGATAAGAGAACTAGGAACACTTTTAAATGAAGGCACAAGACAAGCAAATCCCTATAATGCTGGTGGGAGGGTATGTGAACTGGCAGATCTGCTTGGAAGGCAATCTGGCCCTTAGTTACAAAGTTAAACGTTCACTTGGGTTCAGAAATTTCACTTCTAGTTACTTAGTGTCAGGAAACTATCATAGGCAGAGAAGATATTTATAAGAGTACTCTTgcatcatcatttcttttttacaaGAAAATAGCCATCCACTTGTAAAGGACTGGAGTGAAGTTGTGATACAtggatataataataaaatacagtgATCACAATTACGTTTGAGTAATACTTAAAGTCAAGGAAAGAGTGCTCATTTTATAATGCTGAGTGGACAAATTCCAAAAGTATCCCAAATATGTTTAACACATTGAATTTATATCTGTATAAAAAGACTAAAGGAAACAGATAAAAACGCTATGTGGTAACATGAAGtgatttaaatttattctttaattttctaaactttttagGATGAGTATATATTACTTcttaataaaatgaaacacatttCTAAAAGGCTAATAGGGAgacctgtgtgtgtctgtgcacatcCGCCCAAGGATTTGCGAGGTGAGAGCAAAATATAGTGTTGGAACAATAGGATTTATTCACTTTACAGTAGATGGGGATTACTCATTCTGATTCCTCTCCTCATTTACCTACTGCTATCTTAAGAACCCCATTTCAGTTGTTGGCAGAAGTTCTTCCCGAGCACAAAAGGAAGAACTGTGGAATGGCAGACCGTCCAAACTGGAGGGAGCCCCTCAGCACAATCTTgcttcaaactcatctccatcgcaCACTTTCTAGCAAAGTGGAAGAATGAATTTCCTCCTCGCACGTTTTCTCTCCCTTATCCCAAGAtgcaactggaatgaaaactatctttccctgctgctactgctaagtcgcttcagtcgtgtccgactctgtgcgaccccagagacggcagcccaccaggctcccccgcccctgggattctccaggcaagaacactggagtgggttgccatttccttctccaatgcatgaaagtgaaaagtgaaagtgaggtccctcagtcgtgtccgaccctcagcgaccccatggactgcagcctaccaggctcctccgtccatgggttttgccaggcgagagtactggagtggggtgccattgccttctccatctttcccTACCTACAGCTAAAACTTTGAAAGTGCGCGCTCTGGAGGGGCTGCCCCTGGGAAGACCCGGCCATTTTCCCCCGTAGGCGACCAGGGAAAACAACTGCAGGTGGTAAGAGCTCCGGGGGCTCGAGACGCCTTGTAAGCCCAGCTGCACCCCCAGCGCGTGAACTGAAGCTGTCCCCAGTTCCCTCCCGGTTCAAGCATCCTACTCCGGGAGGGGCCACACCAGGGTCGCTGTTTAGAGCCTAAGCGGAGGGGAAggtaaggggagggagaggaggcgaGGGGAGGAGAATAGTGTCTCCTGCTTTCTCATCTCCTTCATTCTGCCTCTCGACAAGACCAAGAGGACAGCCGGAGCGCCCTCGGCCTCTCAGAAGACCCAGTAACCCTCACTCCTCACCGGACTAGGACCACCCTCTccgcccctctcccttccccccgcCGCAAGAGCACGGGTCGGAGCGGAGCGCCTGATGCCTTAGCGCCGATtctagaggcaaaaaaaaaaaaaaaaaaagtaggcatATCTCCTTAtagttagaaagaaagaaagaaaagttaaaagctAGGACTGCACAGACGCTCCCGAAGTCTCCAGTCTGCGGGGAGGGTTAGCCTCCCACCCGCCCGACAGACGCTGCTTTGGGACGTGGGCCTCGGCTGTCCCAACTCGGTTTTAACTCGTCCTCACTCGCCCCTCCCGCTCCTGCCCCATACTCCATCGACAGCGACCGCATATATATTAACTCTACGGCTTCCACGCCTCTCGAGGACTGGGGACGTTTTATAATCCAGAAGCGAGCTCCTGCGAAGGCCAGACGTTCTGTCTGGGAGGGCCCCTCCTGGCCGTTCAGTCGCACCCACTGCTGGGTCTTCAAACACCTCAAACCCGCGCGCGCCCAGGCAAGGCGTGGGCAGACACTTCCACCCCACCCCGGCTCAGTcggtttccttctccaagctctCCAAGAGCTCAGTCATGAAGGAGATGTACACAATGGCCAGGCGTAGAGTCTCGATCCGGGAGAGCCTCTTCTCGTAAGCAAAAGTGGGCACCTTCCTCCGCAGCTGATCGAAGGCCTCGTTGAGGTTGAACATCCGCTTCCTCTCGCGGATGTTGGCTGCTTGGCGCTGGGCGTAGGTGATCACCCTTTTCCTCTTGGGGCGGCCCAGCAGGGAGGCGCCTCTCCcgtgctcctcttcctcctcgttttccccctcttctccttccccttcctcttcctctggatCCTCGTCCTCAAAACGCGCCAGACTCCTGGGTCTTCCATCTCGGAGCACAAGGTCCTGGTGGCTCCCATAGGGGACCCTAGGTGTCAAGTCGCAGAGGAGAGGGTGCCCCGGGGAGGCTAGGGATAGGTCTGCGACGAAGTCCAGGACGGTGGCGTCCACGCAGCTCTCGGGAAAGGCTGCCATCGCGTCTGCTGGGCCCTGCGTCTCATAGGTTTCTCGAAGGGAGGGGCAAGCCTGGTGACGGCCTTCCTAACAGCCCTGAATCTGACGGGTCACCATCACCGAAGGGTCAGGGACATTAACATGTATAACCAAGCCGATAACAGGATTAGCTGCACCGATAGGGAAGGCTCTGACAATGTCCCTCCTCTCGAAACTGATGGAAGAAGACAAGCTTGAGAACGCCGGGAAGACTCAAAGGAATAGGCCTCCGGTTCTGCGATCCTTTCCGCCCTGCCACCTGGGACAGTTCCTTCTTGGCAACAACTTCCAGCTCTTACCTGCTGTGCTTTTTGTGTGTCTCCACACTCCCGCAGCCAACTAATATTCTTCAAGCGCCTTGACTCATGTAGTTCTTTAATTTAGCTTTGGGTTTTCAAAGCAAGGATGTTTTCCACCGCTCTGGCTTCTCCCTGGCTTCAGGGTGGGAGTTCCGAATCTTGCCACTCTCTGCTGCCAGTGGGTGTGAAACAAGGGCATGTGCTTTTAATGATGTCCAGAAGAGGGGCCCTGTCTGCCAAGGGTCGAGGGGAGCTGTTTGTCTGGTATCCCAGTGCAGCGGCTACTGAAAGGCAAGATCTTCCATTAGCTTAAGTAAGCATCGTAGGAGGGGCGAGGGGGCATTCCCCAGAGTCGCTCTTGgaatcctctttctctttccactgCAAGGTAAACAGCTCTCCTGCAGCTTTACGAACCCTGGCTTCTAAAATCTGTTTCGCTATAATCAATCTAACAATTGAGATACTTGACTTTCCTTTCCTAACCTTTATCCCTCACCCACGTAAAAGATTTTACTTAGAGGGCAAAAAGTGATGATGGCAATAACATGAAAAAGAGAAGCTCAGAGTGTTTCTCCCAGCGTGCTTTACTGTATAATCCCCGTGTGGGAGGAAAGCAAACCCTCCCCCCAAACAAAACAACTGCAGTCTCCTTTCAAAATTGCGATTCACCTTTTGATAAACTAATTGGTCGATCAGCTAACCCTCCGCGGAGAATTCTTTCAAACTTTAAATTGCTGATTGGTATTCCTGAACAAAGAATAATCTTTACACTTCTATCTGGTTAACATTTCCTCATTACCGCCCTACAAGATTTAAGCCTAGAAACTATACTGCATTGTAAGAGGGGGTTTTTTTTTGAGGTgaaaaaagattataaatttggtataacaaaaataaaattttactgattTCAAATATATctcatgtatgtatttttttaacatagaagagttcagttttcttttttgctgataGCTATATTTAATTATTCAATGTAAAGATTTTTAAGAGACAGGGCGGGGCAAAACAACACCTAAGAAAATCATTTTGAAGATGTATTAAAAGAAAGCTTAAAAAGATGAGTGCAGAGACGCCTTGGTTCAAGGGAGAAATACGAAGACATAAATTCCTATTGAGGTAAGTAGTGACTGGGATGCTTAAGTTAGTACATTGGACAGCTCCCAGAAACTGCCTGCTTCTAACAGGtaagcataattttttttctttttctagcctGCCATTCTGTGAGTACTCCCAGATCCTATTAAAGCAATATACTCTTGGAGTCTTCTTTTGGCTTTCtactatttttcttattaaaaacaaTTTGTGTCTGGGTTCTCTCCCTTGCTCTTTTGTCCttaattagttttcttttcccctgCTTGTGTTTACTTTTCACTCTCCAATCTACATTGTGATAACTcaagtagaaaagaataaaaaattaatgtcCCTGAAAGATGAAATGAGACTATCTCCGACTGTGATTACCTATTTGGCTTGTACTAAACTTCTctcaaagactgaaaaataaaaaagaattggaATTTCAACCGTGGCTAAAGAATAAGTACACCAGAggattaatttttgttttgacaAGCAGTAACATGCCTTCTAACTCCTGTTTAACTTAATGCATTATTAAGCATTTGGataaattttatagtttatttttagcTACTGAATGTTTCACATGATTTATTCTTTCCCTTTTAAACACATGCATGAGTGGAATGAATATCTCACTTAGTGAGAATCTAGTTCTACATCAAACATACATTGGGACATTTAATGAAGGGAAACAtgatagaaatttaaattttaaatttactgaaatgAATGTCAGAAACTATCCTGA is part of the Ovis aries strain OAR_USU_Benz2616 breed Rambouillet chromosome 4, ARS-UI_Ramb_v3.0, whole genome shotgun sequence genome and encodes:
- the FERD3L gene encoding fer3-like protein; translation: MAAFPESCVDATVLDFVADLSLASPGHPLLCDLTPRVPYGSHQDLVLRDGRPRSLARFEDEDPEEEEGEGEEGENEEEEEHGRGASLLGRPKRKRVITYAQRQAANIRERKRMFNLNEAFDQLRRKVPTFAYEKRLSRIETLRLAIVYISFMTELLESLEKETD